The following nucleotide sequence is from Prosthecobacter sp..
AAAGGCTCCAAGCGCGAATCCGGCATCGATGAAGGTGCCACGACGATCGCCTTCGTGCCGGACAAAGGCTGGTTCTGGCACATCCCGATGCACGATGACATGGTGAGCGTCGGCGTGGTGGCCGAAGGCAAGTATTTGAGCCGTGATGGCGTGCGCGATCCGAAAACGATGTTCGAACGCGAGATCGGCGAGAACCAGTGGATCAAGGAGCATCTCTCTGCTGGTGCCAGCACCGGTGAATACTGGATCACCAGTGAGTACTCGCGGCATTCCAAGTATGGCGCGTCTCCGGGCCTGCTGCTGGTCGGCGATGCGTATGCCTTCCTCGATCCGGTGTTCAGCAGCGGCGTCATGCTGGCGCTGAAAAGCGGTGTTCTGGCCGGTGACGCCGTGCATGAGGCCCTGGTGGCGAATGATCTCGCCCCACAGCGTTTCGGTGAATATGCCCGGCTCATGCGCCAGGGCATCGATAACATGCGCAAGCTCGTCTATGCCTTCTATGACCCGAGTTTCTCGTTCAAAGAGGTCGTGATGAAGTATCCCGAGGCCGGCGACGAAATCACCGACTGCCTCTCCGGCGACGTGAACAAGGACTACTCGTCACTCTGGACGAAAATCCGCGAGTTTGCCCCGCTTCCAGACACGCTGCCCTACGGCATGCCGTTGGCGG
It contains:
- a CDS encoding NAD(P)/FAD-dependent oxidoreductase, yielding MNNNHDVLIIGGGPAGTSTAAILAEYGHKVLVIEREKFPRYHIGESLIPFTFGPLERLGLIPTMKKSHFTKKYSVSFVQPDGRRSQPFYFFNRYDRETIAQTWQVMRSEFDQMLMDHARSKGAEVREETTVTQLLKDDSGKVIGVEVKNKDGSVEHLLAKLVIDASGKEAFASVREGWRVGDPYLNKVAVWTYYKGSKRESGIDEGATTIAFVPDKGWFWHIPMHDDMVSVGVVAEGKYLSRDGVRDPKTMFEREIGENQWIKEHLSAGASTGEYWITSEYSRHSKYGASPGLLLVGDAYAFLDPVFSSGVMLALKSGVLAGDAVHEALVANDLAPQRFGEYARLMRQGIDNMRKLVYAFYDPSFSFKEVVMKYPEAGDEITDCLSGDVNKDYSSLWTKIREFAPLPDTLPYGMPLAA